The Rhodohalobacter barkolensis genome includes the window CTGGAATAATGCACGAAAATGATCTTTCATATGAAATTCGGGGAGCAGTTTTTAAGGTACATTCCACTTTGGGACCGGGCTTGCTGGAGTCTGTATATGAAACTGCAATCGCTCATGAAATGAGAAAAAAGGGAATTGATGTTCAGACTCAGTTTGGTTTACCGGTGGTTTATGATGATATAAGAATGGATCAAGGGTTTAGGTTGGATTTGTTGGTAAACAACAAAGTTATTGTTGAAATAAAATCTGTAGAGAATTTATTGAATGTTCATCACAAACAGCTACTCACATATTTGAAGTTGAGTAATCTAAAACTGGGACTTTTGATTAACTTTAATTGTATAGATTTAAATAAATCAATGACACGGATCGTAAATAATCTTTAAGTTTTGCGTAAATCAGCGAAAATGATCTGCGGAAATCCGCGAGAAACAGACACAATATTCAGGTAAACATATTTATTATTTTAATCAGTTGGATTTAGCTTTATATAATTTCGGCTTATTTAAAAATCCTGCTCCGGAGCTCTGAAAAGGATTTGTTGTAAGGAATATCTGAATTTCCCCTCTTATATATAAGTCAGTATTAAATTTTGAATTCTCAATTTTGAGTGTTGAATTAAATGGAGGCAAAATGGGTAAATCGGATAATGTAATTTTAGATAAGTCATTTGAATTCTCTTTGATGATCATAAAGATATATCAGAAGCTTAAGTCGAAAAGCGAATTTGATATGGCTAGGCAACTGTTAAGAGCGGGAACGAGTATTGGTGCGAATGTTGAGGAGTCACTTGCTGCCTATTCAAGGAAGGATTTTAATTATAAAATGGGCATTGCCTCCAAGGAAGCGAGGGAAACCCGGTATTGGATGAGACTTATTCAAAGAGGGGGAATTCTCAATATTCCAAAAGAATATTTTGACGAAATCAATGAAATAAACTCTATTTTAACTTCGATTGTTAAAACGACTTCTGAATCATTAAACAAATAGTCATTATTTATTAATGAATGTTGATTTTGTGTTCTTGATGTATAATTTCAATTTTTGATATCTAAATATTCAGAGTTCTACATTTTTTCCACCAATAATAATTCAAAATTCATCATTCCTCATTCAAAATTCTGAAAGAAATGATCAAATCCCTCTACATCAAAGATTTTGCTCTGATTGACGAACTGGATGTTCAGTTTGAGAAAGGGCTCAATATTATGACCGGTCAGACCGGTGCGGGTAAATCGATTATCATCGGTGCACTGAATATGATTTTGGGTGAGCGTGCAGATACGGAAGTGATTCGCCAGGGAGCCCAAAAGGCGATCGCTGAAGCTACGATTTTTGTCGGGAAGAATGAGTATCTGTTTGAACTGCTGGAAGAGAATGCGGTTGAAGTTTCCAAAGAACTGATTCTGCGACGAGAAATCCGTCAAACCGGAAGCCGGGCGTTTATTAACGACACTCCGGTCAATATCTCAGTACTGAAAGAGGTAGGGGATCAGCTTGTGGATCTGCATGGTCAGCACGATCATCAGCTACTGTTGAAAGAGGAGAATCACCAGGATGTGATTGATCAGTTTGATTTGGTTCAGCCGGTCATGAAGGCGTATCGGACAGAGTATCAGAAAATGTCGGAATTGCAGAAAGAGCTTCGTGATTTAAAACGCCGGGAGCGTGATTTAAGTGAGAAGATGGAGCTCTATCAGTTTCAGGTAAAAGAGCTGGAAGCAGCTGAACTGGATGCCCATGAAGAGGATGAACTGGAATCGGAGATGAATCTGCTTGACAATGCCGAGGATCTGGATCAAAAAGCGGCGGCTATTTCGGAGATCGGTAATGGCGAGGATGTGAGCCTGATTGAGCTGCTCAATACCATCAAAATGCACCTGGAGGATATGGCCCGAATTGAACCGGAGTTTCAAACCTACCTGGAAGAGGTGACCACAGCCCGGATCAGCATCCAGGAGGCCGTACAGTTTGCCGAAAGATACAGGGATGGGATAGAGTTCAACCCGAAACGGCTGGAGACTCTGCGTCAGCGCCAATCAGAGCTGAACCGTCTTCAGAAGAAGTATCAGCGCGATATTCCGGAATTGATTCAGTATTACAATGAAATCAAAACGGAACTGAATGTAGCTGAAAATTTTGATTTGGAGATTGAGCGGATTGAGAAGAAGATTGCAGATCAGGCGGAAGTGTTAAAGGAGAGAGCAGTGGATCTGCACGAGACAAGAGTACAGGTAGGAAATCAGCTCTCAGCTGATATAGCCGATGCGCTGAAGAATTTGGGTATTGAACATGGCCGTTTTCAGGTAAGGGTGGACTGGCTGAAGGGCGGCTCCGGCTGGGTTGAGGTTGATGGAGTTCCGGTTGAGTGTACATCTGAAGGATGTGATGAGGTGTCTTTCTTCATTTCAACAAACAAGGGAGAGTCTCCAAAACCGTTGGCTAAGATTGCATCGGGCGGTGAGATTAGCAGGGTGATGCTGTCGCTGAAATCGATTCTGGCGAAGGAGCACCACTTGCCGGTGATGATCTTTGATGAGATCGATACGGGAATTAGCGGGCACATCTCTGAAAAAGTGGGTCGTGAGATGAGGAAGTTGTCGGAGTATTGTCAGATAGTGGCGATCACGCATCAGCCGCAGATTGCGAGCCAGGCGCACAAACACTACAAGGTGGAAAAAGTGGAGGAAGGAGAGAGAACCATCACGAAAATTATTTCACTTTCTGAGGAGGAGCATATCCGCGAAGTGGCCGGTTTGATGAGCGGTGAGGAGATTACAGACTCGGCACTAAGCAGTGCAAAAGAACTGATTGAGAGAAGCGGGATGAGGAATTGAGATTTTGAAAAGTGAAAAGGCAAACGGGAAACGTGAAAAATTATGAAAAGCATATTTACCTTAAAAATAATCACTGGTTCAGTCTTAGTACTCATATTTTCCGGGGTATTTTGTGAGGTCGTTTCTCAAAATCATCCAAGCATTTCTGCAATTGGAGAGTTTCGTTATGGACTGTCGGAATCATTAATTGAGGATGCTGAAGGATTAGAAGAGTTACAAGTAATGGAGTTGGATGATGGGACTGTTCGCAAGTTTTACTTGTTAGATGAAGAGTCAGAAACGTACGTTGGATTCACTTTTCCGCCCTTTAGAAATGAGTATGCACATGCTGTTCAACTAACAGGCTACGATGAAAGAGAAGAATTGTTTGGTGGTTTGAAACTGGGTATGTCTAAGGGAGATGTTTTTGAGCGTATCGGCTCTGCTTCAGATTCAAGTTTAGTAGAGATAACCGGAGGTACATTTTACAGTTTTGAAGGGAAAAACTACTCCATTGAATTAGACAGCAAGGACAGGCTGTATAGTGTTTCTTTTCATGGAATTGATAGCTATCTGATTGAACAAGGCTGGCCAAGGAGTTGGTTCAGATATGAAATTGATACAATTCAAAATGTGACTTCCTCAATTACAAATACTTCTGATTCAGATCCAACTATATTAGTAAATAATCAACCTTTTCGCCCAAGAGTGGAGTTTACCGGACGAGTACGCGAAGTTCCTGAAAAAAGAAAAGATGTTATCGATTTATGGTTAACACAACTTGGTCAACCTGAAGAGGTGCAGAGATTATTTCTAAATGAATTTGAAGTTAGGGAAAATGGAGTTGAGTATTGGGTTGCAATTCAAAAATCATTGCTGCAGCCCCTTTTAGAAGAGACCGGAGAGGGATTATATCCAGTTGATCTATTCTTGAATATTGTCGGCCAGAGAGATGGTGAGTCAGTTTTTGTATGTAACGAATTTGTAGTTTTATAGCATCTATAGGAAATCAAAAATGGTTCTGGACTTCGTGAATCTTTGAGGCTTACTGACTTTGAGGTAACTTATTTTCTTTGAAACCAGCCATTTCTGTTTTCTGTTACCTTTGAATTGTTTTTCTTGTGTACTTCAAGTTTGCGTCTGTCAATTAACCCCGATGATATAATGAAATTTTTTCGAGTGTTCTTCTTCGTGTTCAGTTTAGTTCTGATATCAAGCGCCTACAATACTATATCTGCTCAGGATCGGACAGGCGAAACCGTTCGGATTACAACGACGGATGGGAATATTTTTCTCGGAGTGATTGAGCAGGAAGATGATGCTCAAATTGTTTTGCGAGTGGAAGGAATCGGAGAGGTTACGGTTCAAAAAAGGAACATTAAAAATATACAGTTCATTGATCCTGAGAGAATAAAAGAGGGTGAGTATTGGTTTGAAAATCCACAGGGTAACCGATACTTTTTTGCACCCAATGCCATTGGGCTAAAAAATGGGAACGGATATTATCAAAATGCGTGGATTCTGTTTAATAATGTGAACTATGGAATTTCGAATAACTTCTCTTTGGGTGCCGGCACCATTCCCGTCTTTTTATTTGGAACAACATCGGTGCCATTCTGGATTTTGCCAAAGCTATCCATTCCTGTTTCTAATGATAATCTTCATTTGGGCGCAGGTGCGTTAATTGGCGGAGTAATGGGAGAAGATTCCGGTGGTTTTGGACTTTTCTACGGGAATACGACCGTGGGTGATCGGGATAAAAATCTAACCATTGGACTGGGTTACGCATATGCTGGAGGCACATGGTCGAACACGCCACTCATTAACATAAGCGGTCTTTACAGATCGAGTAAGAGTATTCAGTGGCTGGCTGAAATTTACTTTTTACCGGGTATTGAAGAGAGCGGTGTGGGTATTTTTGGCGGCAGATGGGCACCGGAAAAGTTCGCCGTAGATTTTGGGCTGGCCACCCCGCTGTCTAATTTTGATTTTATTGGAATACCATGGCTTGGTATAACGATTCCTTTCGGAAATAATTAAACTTCATGATTAAATACGTACTGTTGCTGATATTCTTTTTTTGGAGCAATCAAGGGTTCGCTCAGAAGACGGTTTTGATTGCCTACCACTCTGAGACTGGAAATACAGAAGTGATGGCTCAATCTGTGGAAAAGGGAGCGTTATCCGTGGATGGAGTTTCTGTTGTTTTGAAAAGTGTAGACGATGTTTCAAACGAAGATTTGATTTCGGCAGACGCCATTATCGTAGGAAGCCCGGTTTACAACGCCAACGTCACTCCTGAAATATCAGCCTTTATTGCTTCCTGGCCGTTCGAGGTGCAACCGCTGAAGGATAAAATCGGAGCGGCTTTTGTGACTGCCGGAGGGATTTCGGCAGGTGAGGAGATCGTGCAGATGAACATCCTGCAAAGCATGCTGGTTTTCGGAATGATTGTGGTTGGTGGTCCGGATTGGACACAACCGTTTGGTGCATCTGCTGTGACGGGTGAGCCGCCGTTTGAGGTGAGTGAACAAAATGAAATATCAGAACAGTTTACAGAGAAAGGTTTTCTATTGGGTGAGCGGGTGGCGAAGCTTGTTAAAAGTATGAACTCCGTGGTAGAATAATTTTCTCGCAGAGTCTCGCAGATGGGTCGCTGAGTCACGCAGATTTTTAAAAATTTTCATGTTTCGCTTCGCGTCAAAAGATGAGTCGTGGCTATAAAATTAAGACTGATACTCTTGCATCGCTTCCCACATAATTACAGCGGGATGCTTCGCTTCTTTCCCGACTCCATCCCGGATTTGATGTCTGCACGAAAAACCCTCTGAACAAATTTCATATTCACTATTCAATTCCCTGAGTTGCGGGAATAACGTCTGCTCCCCAACCTCCATTGAGACCTCGTACTTATCCTGCTCATACCCAAAGCTGCCCGCCATACCGCAGCAGCCGGTTTGAAGCTCTACCGGATCAAACCCAAGCAGTCGAAAACTCTGGAGAAGAGGATCATTTCCAACCAGTGATTTTGTGTGGCAGTGTCCGTGAACAAGAATTTTTTTCCCATTTACCGGTTTTTTAAATTCTTCGCCGGCCAGTTCAGTTGCCAGGAATTCTTCCCATAAAAACGTATTGGCAGCTATTGTTTGTGATTTTGCCAGCAAATCATCTCCACAGAGATCCGTGTATTCATCCCGGAGTGTGAGGATCTCACTTGGTTCCAGTCCAACAATAGGAATGTCCTGCTCTGCAAATGGGATTAATCGGCGGATATTGGTTTCGCAAATCTCTTTTGCCTCATCCAGAAAACCTTTGGAGATTTGCGGGCGCCCGGTCGGGAAGATTCCCGGCACGATCACGCTATATCCAAGACGGTTCAAAACCTGACAAGCTGCTTTTGCAATCTCCGGCTCATGGTAGTTGGAGAAGAGATCGACCAGAAGCATAACTTGTTTTCTGCCCGGCTGAATGATTTTCTTTTCATTTTTTTGATACCATTTATAAAATGTCTGATGCGCAAACTCCGGCAGATTTCGTCGTTCATCAATGCCGGCAACTTTTTGGAGAAGATTTTTGATCGGTTTTTGCCGGGTCATAAAGTTGGTCAGCGGAGCGAACAGAGACGCTACAGGATAGAATTTCTCAGGATGACCAAAAAAGGTTTCTGTTAGTGTAGCACCATTTTCTTGATGCCAGCCGTTCATAAACTCCGCTTTCATTTTGGCCATATCCACATTGGCCGGGCACTCACTCTTGCACGCCTTACAACTCAGGCAGAGACTCAGTGCCTCTTTCAACTCTTCAGATTTGAAAGCTTCTTGTTGTTTTCCTGAAAAGAGCTGACGAAACAGGTTCGCGCGTCCGCGGGTGGTGTCTTTCTCATCCCGGGTGGCGTGGTAGGAGGGACACATTGTGCCACCGCTCTCAGCCAGCTTTCGGCAAACACCGGCACCGTTACACAGCTCAACGGCTGAATCAAACCCTTTTTCTACTCTCCAATTGAACGTTGTTTCAACGGTCGGCTTTTTATACTCGGGTGAAAACCGCAGGTCGCTATCGATCGGTTTGGGATCGAGAATTTTACCGGGATTGAAACGGTAGTCCGGGTCCCACAACTCCTTCACCTGCCTGAGCAGCGGCATCATCTCCTTGCCGAGAACGGTTTCAATGTAAGGGGCGCGCGCACGACCATCACCGTGTTCGCCCGAAAGTGATCCTCGATATTTTTTCACCAGATCTGCCACTTCCTGTGCAATCAATTTGAGTGTTTTTAGTCCCTCTTCAGTCATTGTATCCACAACCGGGCGAAGATGTAGTTCACCAACAGAAGCGTGCGCATAGAACACACAGGAGGTATTGTGGCGCTTCAGTATTTCCTGAAATTCTTTCACGTAATCAGGCAGATCCTCTACACGAACGGCTGTATCTTCAACAAAAGTAGGAGAACGATTCTCGGAGCCAAGACCCATCAGTAGGCCCAGACCTGCTTTTCGAAGATCCCATACCCGGCGCATTTTATCCTCATCCGTTACAACAGGGTGAGCGTATCCCAAGTTGACCTCCGTTAGTTTTTTGGCCAGTTGGTCGGCCTTGGTTTGAAGCTCTTCGGGATTATCACCTTCAAACTGGATGATCAAAATACACTTTGGCTCACCTTCCAGGAAAAACCGATTCTTTCGCTGTTCAATATTTCCTTTTGTTGCATCCAGAATGATGTCATCCACCAGCTCAACTGCGGCAGGATTCCATTTTACGGCTTCCACGGTGGCGAGCATCGCTTCATGGAGTGAATCAAACTGAGGAATGACAACTGTTTTGTGTTTGGGCAGAGGAACCAGATTCACTTTGGCGGATGCGGTCATTGCCAGGGTGCCTTCACTTCCGCAGAGCAGTTCGGCAAGATTGAAAGGTCGACCACCCGGGGTGATCGGATCCATTTCACAGAGGCGGTCGAGTGCGTATCCGGTATTTCTTCGGATGATGTCGGGATGTGGGTAGTGCTTCAGAATTTTATTTTTATGCTTTTTCAGCAGTTCCAGCATTCTTCGATAGATCTCTCCCTCCAACGAATCGAGCTTCAGTTTTTGGTTGAGTTTTTCACCTGATAACGGTTTAAATGTGACTGCGGAGCCGTCACTCAGCACGGCGTCAATTTCGAGAATATGCTCACGCGTGGTTTTATGTTTGATGGAGAACGAACCGCAGGAGTTATTGCCAATCATCCCGCCCAGCATGCAGCGATTTGTGGTTGCGGTGTCGGGTCCGAACTGAAGTCCGGTCTTTGCTGCTTCACGGTTTAGCGTGTCACGTATCACCCCGGGCTGAACTATTGCATAATTCTCTCCCGAATTGATTTCAAGGATGTCTTGCATGTGGCGGGAAGTATCCATGATGATACCCGCCCCGGTTGTCTGTCCGGCGAGACTGGTTCCGGCACTTCGCGCTGTTATTGTAAATTTTTCAGCTTTTGATCTTCTAACCAGAGTCTGAATATCATCCCGGGAATTCGGGAAAGAGACTCCTTTCGGAAGCTCTTCATAAAGAGAAGCATCGTTTGCATAGAGACGACGGGTAAGGGAGTCGGTTTGAATATCAGACAAAACAGGAGTTGGATTGTGATCGGAATTTCAATTAGCAAGGCCGGATAACAGACTTGAGTTTTGAGTGTACACGGAATTCCGAACCAATTCAACTTCTACAGACTATTTATTTAATGAATTAGGAAATATTCCCCTCCTGTGTAAGGAGGGGTTAGGGGAGGTAGCCAAATAATACTTCAAAACAATTTGAAGTGTAGAAGTGAACATCTATTGAAATGAATGTGAGAAAAACAGGTTTTTTTAACCACCCCTTTGTCCCCTCCTTAAAAAGGAGGGGAAAGTTTTATCTAAAATTCTATTATGAATAAAACGTCAGCCCTCAAACCAGCGAAAAATTCTCTTTAACTTTTTTGACGATCTCATCACCAATTGCAAGACCTGCAGTTGCAGCCGGGCTCGGGGCGTTCAGTACGTGCACTTCCCTGTCGGTGGTCTCAAAGTAGAAGTCGTCCAGAATTTCACCATCGGGTTTCAAAGCCATGGCCCGTACACCTGATGGGGAACCGGTTAGATCCTCAAGCTGAATGGACGGGATCAATTTTTGAAGTTTTTTAAGGAAGCCTCGTTTTGAATAGGATCTGTACATTTCATCAATCCCCATTTTCCAGTGCTGTGAGGCAAGTTTCCAGAATCCGGGAAAGTCGGCCACTTCAATGGTATCCTGCAGGTCAAAAGAACCTTTTTTGTAACCCTCTCGTTTGAAAGTGAAGACTGCATTTGGTCCGCACTCTACACCGCCGAGAGCCATTTTGGTAAAGTGAACGCCTAAAAATGGAAATTCGGGATTGGGCAGGGGGTAGATCAAACCTTTTACTTTATGTTCAGCTTCCGGCGTAAGTTCGTAGTATTCTCCCCGGAACGGTACAATCTTCACAGGACTCTGAACACCGGCTGCCCGAGCGACACGGTCAGAGTGTAATCCAGCACAATTAATCAGGTAATTAGTTTTAAAAGAGTCGGTATTTGTCTGAACGTTAAGCGATCCATTAGAGTGAATTACATTTTGAACTTGCCGGTTCAATTTAACAATATGTCCACTTTCGGATAACTTATCAGCTAAAACCCGGCAAAAACCAACGAAATCTACGATTCCGGTACAGGGAACATGGATAGCCTGGACACCGTTTACATACGGTTCAATCTCTTTCATCTGCTGTTGATCAATCCGTTCTATTCCCTCGATTTTATTTTGAAGACCACGCTCATAGATCTCTTTGAGAGTGGGAATTTCAGACTCGTCAGACGCCACAATAATTTTACCACAGATATCGTGTGTAACATTATTCTCTCTGCAAAATTCAACCAGCTGGTGTCGCCCATCCACACAGTTTTTTGCCTTGTAGCTACCCGGTTTGTAGTAAATACCGGAGTGAATTACACCCGAATTGTGTCCGGTTTGATGGGAGGCTACCCGGCCTTCTTTTTCAAGAACTAAAATATTGGCATCCGGATAGGAAAGGGATAATTTATAAGCCGTTGATAAGCCAACAATTCCGGCTCCAACAATTGTGAAATCGTAAATCATATTAATTTATTGCCTTTAAAAATGTTTGGAATATAAGAATTGTTAAATCGATTCACATGCGATGATCAGAGAATAAAGAACCACGCTAGCCGTAATTAGATCACACATTTTTGCAGAATTACCCTTATTTTCATCAATCTTAAAACTAAACTGAATATCAAATTAATGAAATATTTTAAGTTTCTGATTATCCCATTTTTATTATTGAACTTTATTTCTTGTGGCAGTTCAGACGATTCTGTTGAAGCAATTGTCGAGAACGCTGTATTTAATGATCTGGATGGGAATCAGGTGAGTGTGAAGGATTTTGAAGGTAAACTGGTACTGATAGATTTTTGGGAGTCGTGGTGTGGCCCTTGTCTTCAGGTTTTTCCATCTATGGATGAACTAAGAGAAGAGTACCCTGACCAGTTTGAAGTACTGGCAGTAACGGTAGGAATGAATGAAGGCCCTGAAGATGCACGAGCATTTGCAGAGGAAAACGGATACGATTTTAACTGGTTATATGACGAAACCGGGGTATTTGTTAAGCTGGGAGGTCAAGGGATTCCATTCAAAGCGTTTGTTGACCCGGACGGAAACTTTATAAAAATCGAAATGGGGTCTTACGGACGTGAAGGAGATTACAATAAAACCAAAGAGATGATTGAGGAGTATTTTTAACACAAATTGAACCCTCACTCTCAATTATCTGTTCGAAAATAAATGA containing:
- a CDS encoding GxxExxY protein — translated: MHENDLSYEIRGAVFKVHSTLGPGLLESVYETAIAHEMRKKGIDVQTQFGLPVVYDDIRMDQGFRLDLLVNNKVIVEIKSVENLLNVHHKQLLTYLKLSNLKLGLLINFNCIDLNKSMTRIVNNL
- a CDS encoding four helix bundle protein, with product MGKSDNVILDKSFEFSLMIIKIYQKLKSKSEFDMARQLLRAGTSIGANVEESLAAYSRKDFNYKMGIASKEARETRYWMRLIQRGGILNIPKEYFDEINEINSILTSIVKTTSESLNK
- a CDS encoding FAD-binding and (Fe-S)-binding domain-containing protein; this translates as MSDIQTDSLTRRLYANDASLYEELPKGVSFPNSRDDIQTLVRRSKAEKFTITARSAGTSLAGQTTGAGIIMDTSRHMQDILEINSGENYAIVQPGVIRDTLNREAAKTGLQFGPDTATTNRCMLGGMIGNNSCGSFSIKHKTTREHILEIDAVLSDGSAVTFKPLSGEKLNQKLKLDSLEGEIYRRMLELLKKHKNKILKHYPHPDIIRRNTGYALDRLCEMDPITPGGRPFNLAELLCGSEGTLAMTASAKVNLVPLPKHKTVVIPQFDSLHEAMLATVEAVKWNPAAVELVDDIILDATKGNIEQRKNRFFLEGEPKCILIIQFEGDNPEELQTKADQLAKKLTEVNLGYAHPVVTDEDKMRRVWDLRKAGLGLLMGLGSENRSPTFVEDTAVRVEDLPDYVKEFQEILKRHNTSCVFYAHASVGELHLRPVVDTMTEEGLKTLKLIAQEVADLVKKYRGSLSGEHGDGRARAPYIETVLGKEMMPLLRQVKELWDPDYRFNPGKILDPKPIDSDLRFSPEYKKPTVETTFNWRVEKGFDSAVELCNGAGVCRKLAESGGTMCPSYHATRDEKDTTRGRANLFRQLFSGKQQEAFKSEELKEALSLCLSCKACKSECPANVDMAKMKAEFMNGWHQENGATLTETFFGHPEKFYPVASLFAPLTNFMTRQKPIKNLLQKVAGIDERRNLPEFAHQTFYKWYQKNEKKIIQPGRKQVMLLVDLFSNYHEPEIAKAACQVLNRLGYSVIVPGIFPTGRPQISKGFLDEAKEICETNIRRLIPFAEQDIPIVGLEPSEILTLRDEYTDLCGDDLLAKSQTIAANTFLWEEFLATELAGEEFKKPVNGKKILVHGHCHTKSLVGNDPLLQSFRLLGFDPVELQTGCCGMAGSFGYEQDKYEVSMEVGEQTLFPQLRELNSEYEICSEGFSCRHQIRDGVGKEAKHPAVIMWEAMQEYQS
- a CDS encoding flavodoxin family protein — translated: MIKYVLLLIFFFWSNQGFAQKTVLIAYHSETGNTEVMAQSVEKGALSVDGVSVVLKSVDDVSNEDLISADAIIVGSPVYNANVTPEISAFIASWPFEVQPLKDKIGAAFVTAGGISAGEEIVQMNILQSMLVFGMIVVGGPDWTQPFGASAVTGEPPFEVSEQNEISEQFTEKGFLLGERVAKLVKSMNSVVE
- a CDS encoding TlpA family protein disulfide reductase, with the protein product MKYFKFLIIPFLLLNFISCGSSDDSVEAIVENAVFNDLDGNQVSVKDFEGKLVLIDFWESWCGPCLQVFPSMDELREEYPDQFEVLAVTVGMNEGPEDARAFAEENGYDFNWLYDETGVFVKLGGQGIPFKAFVDPDGNFIKIEMGSYGREGDYNKTKEMIEEYF
- the recN gene encoding DNA repair protein RecN, which produces MIKSLYIKDFALIDELDVQFEKGLNIMTGQTGAGKSIIIGALNMILGERADTEVIRQGAQKAIAEATIFVGKNEYLFELLEENAVEVSKELILRREIRQTGSRAFINDTPVNISVLKEVGDQLVDLHGQHDHQLLLKEENHQDVIDQFDLVQPVMKAYRTEYQKMSELQKELRDLKRRERDLSEKMELYQFQVKELEAAELDAHEEDELESEMNLLDNAEDLDQKAAAISEIGNGEDVSLIELLNTIKMHLEDMARIEPEFQTYLEEVTTARISIQEAVQFAERYRDGIEFNPKRLETLRQRQSELNRLQKKYQRDIPELIQYYNEIKTELNVAENFDLEIERIEKKIADQAEVLKERAVDLHETRVQVGNQLSADIADALKNLGIEHGRFQVRVDWLKGGSGWVEVDGVPVECTSEGCDEVSFFISTNKGESPKPLAKIASGGEISRVMLSLKSILAKEHHLPVMIFDEIDTGISGHISEKVGREMRKLSEYCQIVAITHQPQIASQAHKHYKVEKVEEGERTITKIISLSEEEHIREVAGLMSGEEITDSALSSAKELIERSGMRN
- the lhgO gene encoding L-2-hydroxyglutarate oxidase; this translates as MIYDFTIVGAGIVGLSTAYKLSLSYPDANILVLEKEGRVASHQTGHNSGVIHSGIYYKPGSYKAKNCVDGRHQLVEFCRENNVTHDICGKIIVASDESEIPTLKEIYERGLQNKIEGIERIDQQQMKEIEPYVNGVQAIHVPCTGIVDFVGFCRVLADKLSESGHIVKLNRQVQNVIHSNGSLNVQTNTDSFKTNYLINCAGLHSDRVARAAGVQSPVKIVPFRGEYYELTPEAEHKVKGLIYPLPNPEFPFLGVHFTKMALGGVECGPNAVFTFKREGYKKGSFDLQDTIEVADFPGFWKLASQHWKMGIDEMYRSYSKRGFLKKLQKLIPSIQLEDLTGSPSGVRAMALKPDGEILDDFYFETTDREVHVLNAPSPAATAGLAIGDEIVKKVKENFSLV